The following is a genomic window from Solidesulfovibrio sp..
CTGTCCCACGATCCCCGGGTCATGGACGCCTCGGCCCGGGCCGTCTACGACTGGGGCACCGGCCCCGGCGGCTCGCGCTTTTTAAGCGGCAACATGGTGCTGCACCATCGCCTGGAGGAACGCCTGGCCGCCTTTGTCGGCAAGAAGCAGGCCGTGGTCCACGTCACCGGTTTCAGCACCAACATGGGCGCGCTCGGCGTGCTGGTCACCCCGGCCGACACCGTCATCTGCGACCGGGAAAACCACGCCAGCATCTTCGAGGGCGTCAAAAACACCAAGGCCCGGCAGATCACCTTCGCCCACAACGACGCCGCCCAGGCCCTCAAGCGGGTGGAGGACGCCAAGGCGTCGCGCCCCGACGGCGACGTCTTCCTCGTCACCGAGGGCGTGTTCAGCATGTCCGGCGAACTGGCCGTCCTGGACGAGCTGGCCGCCGTGAAGGACACCCATCCCGACGTGATCTTCTACCTCGACGACGCCCACGGCCTGGGCGTGTTCGGCCGGGGCGGCCGCGGCGCGGCCGACCATTTCCGCGTCACGGACAAGGTCGACTTCATCATGGGCACCTTCAGCAAGTCCCTGGCCTCCATCGGCGGCTTCATCGCCTCCGACGACGAGGACATGCTGCGCTACCTGCGCTACCAGTCGCGCACCCAGATCTTCTCGGCCGCCCTGCCGGCCGCCAACACCGTGGCCGTGCTCACCTGCCTGGACATCCTCGAGCGCGAGCCCGAGCGCGTGGACCGGCTCCACGAGGTCACGGTGCGCATGCGCCAGGCCTACAAGGACATCGGGCTGCGCATCGGCGGCTCGGCCTCGCCGATCATCCCCATCATCATCGGCTCGGACGAGAAGGCCTTCCAGTTCTCGCGGGCGCTGTTCGAGGCCGGCGTCTTCGCCCTGCCGGCGGTTTATCCCGCCGTGCCGCGCGGCCAGGCGCTGATTCGCACGGCCTACATGAGCACCCACCAGGACCGGCAACTCGATTTCGTCCTGTCGGTGCTGGACCGGCTGGCCAAGGAGTTCCGCGTGCGCGAGTGCGACCTGCCCGAGGAGTTGGGCGAGGTCCCGGCCGACGAGGACGCCGAGGCCGCGGGCCGCTCCAGGCTGTCGTACTTGTAAAGCGCCCACGCCTCCGGTATAGGCGCGGGAGCGTCCTGGCGACGCCCCCCGGTATCTTCGTATGGCCATAGGAAAACGGAAAAAAATCACTGTCGCCGAGCTCGACCGCATCCGCCGTCGCGGCTCCGGCCCCATGCGCTACTTCGACCTCGTGCGCGTCAGCGTGCGCGAGGTCGTGCGCAAACGCCGTCGCTACATCGGCGTGCTCGCGTCCATCGCCCTGGGCATGGCGGGTTTCATCGTCATCATCACCATGGGCAACGACCTCAAAAAGAACTTCAACAACGATCTCGACCTGCTCGGCGGGGCCACGATCATGAACGTCATGTTCGAGCAGCTGCCGCTGGAGCGCCAGGAGTGGTTCCGCGAACGCACCCTGGAAGCCCTGGGGCGCCTGCCGGGCGTGACCGACATCACCAAGGTGGCCCTCAAGACCAGCGCGCTCACCACCTGGCAGGACCGGCTTTTCGGGTTCAACCTGGTGGGCTGCGAGGCCAACTACTGGCGGGTGTTCTCGTTTAACGCCGCCGCCGGGCGGCTTTTCGACGAGCGCGACGTGGAGGAGGGGGCGCGCGTGTGCGTGGTCGGCGCGGACTTGGCCCG
Proteins encoded in this region:
- a CDS encoding aminotransferase class I/II-fold pyridoxal phosphate-dependent enzyme, with amino-acid sequence MRLRQRCEHFNSLHSSISALGINPYFRPIAKTWGTEVEVEGRRLVMIGSNDYLGLSHDPRVMDASARAVYDWGTGPGGSRFLSGNMVLHHRLEERLAAFVGKKQAVVHVTGFSTNMGALGVLVTPADTVICDRENHASIFEGVKNTKARQITFAHNDAAQALKRVEDAKASRPDGDVFLVTEGVFSMSGELAVLDELAAVKDTHPDVIFYLDDAHGLGVFGRGGRGAADHFRVTDKVDFIMGTFSKSLASIGGFIASDDEDMLRYLRYQSRTQIFSAALPAANTVAVLTCLDILEREPERVDRLHEVTVRMRQAYKDIGLRIGGSASPIIPIIIGSDEKAFQFSRALFEAGVFALPAVYPAVPRGQALIRTAYMSTHQDRQLDFVLSVLDRLAKEFRVRECDLPEELGEVPADEDAEAAGRSRLSYL